From the genome of Streptacidiphilus sp. PB12-B1b:
GTCAAGGAGTTCCAGCCGAAGAACCCCAAGTCGCTGTCGCTGCGCACGCATTCGCAGACCTCGGGCTGGTCGCTGACCGCGCAGGACGTCTTCAACAACGTCACGCGGACCTGCATCGAGGCGATGGCCGCGACCCAGGGGCACACCCAGTCGCTGCACACCAACGCCCTGGACGAGGCGCTGGCGCTGCCCACCGACTTCTCCGCGCGGATCGCCCGCAACACCCAGCTGCTGCTGCAGCAGGAGTCGGGCACCTGCCGGGTGATCGACCCGTGGGGCGGCAGCGCCTACGTGGAGCGGCTGACGCACGACCTGGCCGCCCGGGCCTGGCAGCACATCCAGGAGGTCGAGGCGGCGGGCGGGATGGCCAAGGCCATCGACGCGGGCATCCCCAAGCTGCGTATCGAGGAGGCCGCGGCCCGCACCCAGGCCCGGATCGACTCCGGCCGGCAGCCGGTGATCGGCGTCAACAAGTACCGGGTGGGCACCGACGAGCAGATCGACGTGCTGAAGGTCGACAACTCCTCGGTCCGCGCCCAGCAGGTGGAGAAGCTGCGCCGGCTGCGGGCCGAGCGGGACGAGGACGCCTGCCAGGCGGCGCTGCGGGCGCTGACCGCCTCCGCCCGCGCGGGCGCGCAGGGCGCGGGCGGCGACGGCCTGGAGGGCAACCTGCTGGCGCTGGCGGTGGACGCGGCCCGGGCCATGGCCACGGTCGGGGAGATCTCCGACGCCCTGGAGGAGGTCTACGGACGCCACGCCGGGCAGATCCGTACCATTACCGGTGTGTACCGCGAGGAGGCCGGGGCGTCCGGCGCCATGGAGCAGACCCGCGCGCTGGTCGAGGCGTTCGAGCGGGCGGAGGGCCGCCGTCCGCGCATCCTGGTCGCCAAGATGGGCCAGGACGGCCACGACCGGGGCCAGAAGGTGATCGCCACCGGCTTCGCCGACCTGGGCTTCGACGTGGACGTCGGCCCGCTGTTCCAGACCCCGGCCGAGGTGGCCCGGCAGGCGGTGGAGGCCGACGTGCACATCGTCGGCGTCTCCTCACTGGCCGCGGGTCACCTGACGCTGGTGCCCGCGCTGCGGGCCGAGCTGGCGGCGGCCGGGCGCGAGGACATCACCATCGTCGTCGGCGGGGTCATCCCCCCGCAGGACTTCGACGCCCTGTACGAGGCCGGTGCCGCCGCCGTGTTCCCGCCGGGCACGGTGATCCCCGAGGCCGCCGGGGACCTGCTGCGCAAGCTGGCCGTCGCACTCGGGCACGACGAGGCCTGATGCCGCGGGCCATCGACGTCGACCAGTATGCGAAGGGCGTGCTCGACGGCTCCCGCGCGTTCATCGCGCGGGCCATCACCCTCGTCGAGTCCACCCGGCCGGACCACCGCGAGCTGGCGCAGCGGCTGCTGGTGCAGCTGCTGCCGCACGCGGGCGGGGCGGTCCGGGTCGGGATCACCGGGGTGCCCGGTGTCGGCAAGTCGACTTTCATCGACGCCTTCGGCACCATGCTCACCGGCCTGGGCCACCGGGTGGCGGTGCTGGCCGTCGACCCGTCCTCCACCCGGACCGGCGGCTCCATCCTGGGCGACAAGACCCGGATGGAGCGGCTGGCCGTCGACCCGGCCGCGTTCGTCCGCCCCTCCCCCACCGCCGGGACGCTCGGCGGCGTCGCCAAGGCCACCCGGGAGAGCACGGTGGTGATGGAGGCGGCCGGCTACGACGTGGTCCTGATCGAGACCGTGGGCGTGGGCCAGTCCGAGACCACCGTCGCCGACATGGTCGACTCCTTCCTGCTGCTCACCCTGGCCCGGACCGGCGACCAACTGCAGGGCATCAAGAAGGGCGTGCTGGAGCTGGCCGACCTGGTCGCCGTCAACAAGGCCGACGGCGACTTCGAGCAGGGCGCCCGCTCCGCCGCGCGCGAACTGGCCGGGGCGCTGCGGCTGCTGCGCGGCGCCGACTCCGCCTGGACGCCGCCGGTGCTGACCTGCAGCGGACGCGAGGGCCTGGGCCTGGAGGAGCTCTGGGAGCGGCTCCAGCAGCACCGCCGGCTGCTGGAGGCGGACGGCTCGCTCGCCGCCAAGCGCCGCGACCAGCAGATCGGCTGGGTCTGGGCGATGGTCCACGACCAGCTGCTCTCCCGGCTGCACGGCGACCCGGGCGTCCGCCGGATCGCCCCCGGCCTGGAACGGCAGGTCCGCGAGGGCACGCTGACGGCCGCCCTGGCCGCCGAGCGCATCCTCGCGGAGTTCCAGCTGCCGCAGGGCCCGCAGCAGGAGCCGGAGCCGCTCGGCTGAGCGTTGGTCAGCCGAGCGTGGCCGCGTGGTCCGGTACGTAGTGCTGTTCGTCGCGGGGCGGCCGCTGGTAGCCCCGCGACGGCGGCCGGGACGGGAAGGTCAGCGGCTCGACCGGGACGTCCTCGTAGGGGACGGCCGACAGCAGGTGCGCGATCATGTTGATCCTGGCCCGGCGCTTGTCCTCGCTCTCGACCACGTGCCAGCGCGCCTCGGGGATGTCGGTGTGGACGAACATCTCGTCCTTGGCCCGGGAGTAGTCCTCCCAACGGGTGATCGACTCCAGGTCCATCGGCGAGAGCTTCCAGCGCCGCATCGGGTCGTCCCGGCGGGCAAGGAAGCGCCGCTCCTGCTCGACGTCACTGACCGAGAACCAGTACTTCAGCAGGTGGACGCCGTCCTCGACCAGCATCCGCTCGAAGATCGGGCACTGGTGCAGGAACCGGTGGTACTCGTCCTGGGTGCAGAAGCCCATCACCCGCTCCACCCCGGCCCGGTTGTACCAGCTGCGGTCGAACAGCACGATCTCCCCGGCGGCCGGCAGGTGCTCCACGTACCGCTGGAAGTACCACTGGCCGCGCTGGCGCTCGGTGGGCGCGGGCAGCGCCGCGATCCGGGCGATGCGCGGGCTGAGGTACTCGGTGACCCGCTTGATCGCCCCGCCCTTGCCCGCGGCGTCCCGGCCCTCGAAGACCACCACCACCCGCGCCCCGCTGGTCCGCACCCACTCCTGCAGGTTCACCAGCTCCGCCTGCAGCCGGAACAGCTCCTTCTCGTACGGCTTGCGCTTCAGCCTGGGCCCCGAGGACACCACCTCGGCGCTCACCCCCTCGCCCGACCTGTGCTGCGACTTCGCCACCCCGGCACTCCGTTCCCGTTCGCCGACCCTCCCCGACACCCTAGGCCCGCAGGGCGGGGTGCGCCCGCCGACCGAGAACGCAGCAGCGCACCGGGGGTACCCCGATGGCGTACCGCAGGGGCGGCGGCCGGGGCCCGGCGGGCGGTGGTCGCCTGCCGGGCCCCGGGGGTGGCGCGGGACCGGGCTACGGCGCGTCGGCGCGGTAGCACTCGCGCAGGCGCTCCAGGGCGGCCTGGCCCGCGCCGAGGTGGTCCAGGCCGAGCAGAGCGGCGCCGGCGACCGGGGGACGTCGGTGTAGCGGGGCAGGGCCGAGGGCGCGTACTCCTTGAGCCGCGACTCGACGCCCTGGCTCAGCAGCGGGTGCCGGGTGGCCAGGATGCCGCCGCCGAGGACGACCTCCACGTCCGTCCTGGCGAGGTCGAGCCGGTCCAGGACCGATCGGGCCATCAGGAACACCTCCTCGGCCTGGCGTTCCACCAGCCCGACCGCGACCTGGTCGCCCGCGTCGGCGGCGTCCAGCAGCACCCGGGTGAGCCCGGTGAGGTCGTCCTCGCCGATCAGGCCGAGGTGGACGGCGACCGCCACGTCGTGGATGGTCGGCCGGCCGAAGTGCTCGGCGACCCGCTCGCGCAGCTGGGTCTGCGGGCCCCGGCCGTCCTCGGCGCGCATAGCCGAGTACATGATCTCGTTGCCGAGCCAGCGCCCGCCGCCCCAGTCGCCGGTGTGGTGGCCGAGCGCCAGGAACCGGGCGGTGCGGCCGTCCGGGCTGACGCCCGCGCAGTTCACCCCGGCGCCGCAGACCACCGCGACCCCCCAGGGCCGGTGGGTGCCCGAGCGCAGCAGCGCGAAGGTGTCGTTGAGCACCTGGGACGTCTGCGACCAGGGCCGCTCGGCGAGTTCGGCGGCCAGCCGCTCCTCGTCCTCGGGCAGGTCGACGTTGGCCAGGCAGGCGGAGATGTGCCGGGCGACGGGAGCGCTCCCGTCCAGTCCGGCGAGCAGCGCCACCTGTTCGACCAGCGGCGCCAGCGTCGCGGCGCTGGGGGCGGCGGAGCCGGGGCCGCGGACGGCGGCGAGCACCGTGCCGTCCGCCGCGACCAGGGCCAGGTCGGTCTTGCTGTTTCCTCCGTCGACGGCCAGTACCGCGGGGGTCTCGGTGGGAGACGGGGTGCCCGGGGGCTGGGCCGCTCGGGCGTCGTCCTTCAGATCCACGCCAGGAAGTCCTTGTTCTCGCTGAGCAGCAGGTCGGTCAGGCGGTCCGCCTGCTCGAACTGGCCGATGAGGGGGTGGGCGAGCATGGCCTCGAACACCCGGTCGCGGCCGCCGTGCACGGCCGCCGCCAGCGCCAGGTCCTCGTAGGCGGTGACATGGGCGATCAGCCCGGCGTGGATCGCCGGGACCGGCGCGAGCGGGAGCGGGTGGGCTCCGCGGGCGTCGATCACGGCGGGCACCTCGATGACGGCGTCGTCGGCGAGGAAGGGCATGGTGCCGTTGTTGCGGACGTTGGCGACCTGCACGTCGCCGGTCCCGGCGACCAGCGAGGCCAGCAGGTTGACGGCGGCCTCGGAGTAGAACGCGCCGCCGCGCCGGGCCAGCAGCTCCGGCTTGTGGTCCAGGGCCGGGTCGGCGTACAGCTCCAGCAGCTGCCGCTCCATCGCGGCCACCGCCGAGGCCCTGGTCCCGCTGTGCCGCAGCTCCTCGACCACCGCGTCGTGCTGGTAGTAGTAGCGCAGGTAGTACGAGGGGATGACGCCCAGTCGGCGGATCAGCTCGGCGGGCAGCTCGATGTCGTGGGCCAGCTCGTCGGCGCGCTCGTCCAGAATCTGCGGCAGCAGGTCGCGGCCGCCGGCGTGGACGCCCCTGATCCAGGTGAGGTGGTTCAGGCCGAAGTGGTCCAGCGTGACGCTCTCCGGCGCCAGCTCCAGGGCGGCGGCGAAGCGGCGCTGGAAGCCGATGGCGACGTTGCACAGGCCCACCGCGCGGTGCCCGGCCTGGAGCAGGGCGCGGGTGACGATGCCGACGGGGTTGGTGAAGTCCACGATCCAGGCGTCGGGCCCGGCCAACCGCC
Proteins encoded in this window:
- the scpA gene encoding methylmalonyl-CoA mutase, yielding MIPDFSEIRLDDADPLDAPAADAAAAQEAWRQAWRQQTGKDVAEQVWETPEGIAVKPLYTGADLEGVDFLSTYPGIAPYLRGPYPTMYVNQPWTVRQYAGFSTAEESNAFYRRNLAAGQKGLSVAFDLPTHRGYDSDHPRVTGDVGMAGVAIDSIYDMRQLFDGIPLDRMSVSMTMNGAVLPVLALYIVAAEEQGVPPEKLAGTIQNDILKEFMVRNTYIYPPQHSMRIISDIFAYTSQKMPRYNSISISGYHIQEAGATADLELAYTLADGVEYLRAGLAAGMDVDAFAPRLSFFWAIGMNFFMEVAKLRAARLLWAKLVKEFQPKNPKSLSLRTHSQTSGWSLTAQDVFNNVTRTCIEAMAATQGHTQSLHTNALDEALALPTDFSARIARNTQLLLQQESGTCRVIDPWGGSAYVERLTHDLAARAWQHIQEVEAAGGMAKAIDAGIPKLRIEEAAARTQARIDSGRQPVIGVNKYRVGTDEQIDVLKVDNSSVRAQQVEKLRRLRAERDEDACQAALRALTASARAGAQGAGGDGLEGNLLALAVDAARAMATVGEISDALEEVYGRHAGQIRTITGVYREEAGASGAMEQTRALVEAFERAEGRRPRILVAKMGQDGHDRGQKVIATGFADLGFDVDVGPLFQTPAEVARQAVEADVHIVGVSSLAAGHLTLVPALRAELAAAGREDITIVVGGVIPPQDFDALYEAGAAAVFPPGTVIPEAAGDLLRKLAVALGHDEA
- the meaB gene encoding methylmalonyl Co-A mutase-associated GTPase MeaB, which translates into the protein MPRAIDVDQYAKGVLDGSRAFIARAITLVESTRPDHRELAQRLLVQLLPHAGGAVRVGITGVPGVGKSTFIDAFGTMLTGLGHRVAVLAVDPSSTRTGGSILGDKTRMERLAVDPAAFVRPSPTAGTLGGVAKATRESTVVMEAAGYDVVLIETVGVGQSETTVADMVDSFLLLTLARTGDQLQGIKKGVLELADLVAVNKADGDFEQGARSAARELAGALRLLRGADSAWTPPVLTCSGREGLGLEELWERLQQHRRLLEADGSLAAKRRDQQIGWVWAMVHDQLLSRLHGDPGVRRIAPGLERQVREGTLTAALAAERILAEFQLPQGPQQEPEPLG
- the ppk2 gene encoding polyphosphate kinase 2, with protein sequence MVSSGPRLKRKPYEKELFRLQAELVNLQEWVRTSGARVVVVFEGRDAAGKGGAIKRVTEYLSPRIARIAALPAPTERQRGQWYFQRYVEHLPAAGEIVLFDRSWYNRAGVERVMGFCTQDEYHRFLHQCPIFERMLVEDGVHLLKYWFSVSDVEQERRFLARRDDPMRRWKLSPMDLESITRWEDYSRAKDEMFVHTDIPEARWHVVESEDKRRARINMIAHLLSAVPYEDVPVEPLTFPSRPPSRGYQRPPRDEQHYVPDHAATLG
- a CDS encoding 6-phospho-beta-glucosidase: MKLTVVGGGSTYTPELVDGIARLRDRLPVSELVLVDPDASRLPLVGGVSARIMAAHGHPAAVRWTTDLDEGVTGAGAVLLQLRVGGQAARDRDETWPLECGCVGQETTGAGGLAKALRTVPVVLDIAERVRRLAGPDAWIVDFTNPVGIVTRALLQAGHRAVGLCNVAIGFQRRFAAALELAPESVTLDHFGLNHLTWIRGVHAGGRDLLPQILDERADELAHDIELPAELIRRLGVIPSYYLRYYYQHDAVVEELRHSGTRASAVAAMERQLLELYADPALDHKPELLARRGGAFYSEAAVNLLASLVAGTGDVQVANVRNNGTMPFLADDAVIEVPAVIDARGAHPLPLAPVPAIHAGLIAHVTAYEDLALAAAVHGGRDRVFEAMLAHPLIGQFEQADRLTDLLLSENKDFLAWI